The Xenopus tropicalis strain Nigerian chromosome 2, UCB_Xtro_10.0, whole genome shotgun sequence genome window below encodes:
- the gpat3 gene encoding coiled-coil-helix-coiled-coil-helix domain-containing protein 2 produces the protein MPRGSRSRTSRVAPPASRAPAMRPAPPPAAHPPAPVAQAPSALGPAAAAPRQPGLMAQMATTAAGVAVGSAVGHTIGHAITGGFGGGSSAEPARADITYQEPAQPMYQQQQQSQYTPCQYEMKQFLECAQNQSDLKLCEGFGEVLKQCRFANGL, from the exons ATGCCGAGAGGAAGCCGGAGCCGCACATCTAGGGTAGCCCCCCCAGCCAG TAGAGCACCAGCAATGAGACCAGCACCCCCTCCTGCTGCTCACCCACCTGCCCCTGTTGCTCAGGCTCCTTCTGCCCTTggtccagcagcagcagcacccagACAGCCAGGTCTCATGGCCCAAATGGCTACAACTGCTGCAGGGGTGGCTGTGGGCTCTGCAGTGGGACACACAATAGGCCATGCAATTACTGGTGGTTTTGGTGGAGGAAGCAGTGCTGAGCCAGCAAGGGCAGATATTACATACCAG GAACCAGCACAGCCTATGTATCAGCAACAGCAGCAATCTCAGTATACACCTTGTCAGTATGAGATGAAGCAATTTCTCGAATGTGCGCAGAATCAAAGTGACCTAAAACTCTGTGAGGGATTTGGAGAAGTTCTTAAACAATGCCGCTTTGCAAATG gcTTATAA